One segment of Acropora muricata isolate sample 2 chromosome 8, ASM3666990v1, whole genome shotgun sequence DNA contains the following:
- the LOC136927002 gene encoding uncharacterized protein, with translation MGTKTAVSFANIFMAKIETDILSKAVSKPTVWKRYIDDVFSLWDISKPDIETFIEQANLHHPTIKFTAEISDTETVFLDTTVYKGTRFRDQSILDVKTHFKPTETFHYTHFTSCHPPSMKNGFVKGEVLRILRTNSSKDTFEENISQFKRHLRDRGYPRNLVEKLLSEIKFTRRCSVLKGKNKTQKDILPFVTQYRPSVSNLKQALLTKWHLIQNQPLLRQIFKEPPIISYKKGKSLRDLLVRAKL, from the coding sequence ATGGGAACCAAGACAGCAGTTtcttttgccaatattttcatggctaaaattgaaacagatATTCTAAGCAAAGCCGTCTCAAAACCTACAGTTTGGAAACGCTATATTGACGATGTCTTTTCCCTGTGGGACATAAGTAAACCCGACATTGAGACcttcatcgaacaagcaaatttacaTCACCCTACGATTAAATTCACGGCAGAAATATCTGACACTGAAACTGTGTTTCTAGACACAACGGTATACAAAGGCACGAGATTCAGGGATCAATCAATCCTTGATgtaaaaacacattttaaacCAACGGAGACCTTCCACTACACACATTTCACCTCTTGCCACCCGCCAAGCATGAAAAACGGATTTGTCAAAGGTGAGGTCTTACGAATCCTTAGAACAAACTCCTCAAAGGACACTTTCGAGGAAAACATTTCGCAATTCAAAAGACATTTGCGGGACAGAGGTTACCCACGCAATTTAGTAGAAAAACTACTATCAGAAATCAAATTCACAAGGAGGTGCTCAGTGcttaaaggaaagaacaaaacacaaaaagatattttaccCTTTGTGACACAATACCGGCCATCAGTGTCTAACTTAAAACAAGCTttactcacaaaatggcatttaattcaaaatcaacccctacttcgccaaatcttcaaagaaccACCTATTATTTCATACAAAAAAGGTAAATCCTTAAGAGATCTGCTTGTtagagcaaaactataa
- the LOC136925779 gene encoding uncharacterized protein produces the protein MAAGMEKLFLFGAEFEAILDILEDDEELEDEFTATAKDAQSTNIVCIDCGKKCKSSGGYKRHRAAKHNNSNLIQKPLSTLTPSILSEIVAQAIKNVKESEVFAASLRTELTEYEYMYEQLNEETHEFSVMQTLFNGYLKNGNAEKFYGKFYAQVPLNAANFFQGLSRNSATLLATKVANSMLTYCKNMMSPTDDSPASHTTLSDKEKAGLQYIGGYVLHKLHKKYARNETPESQHAMAILKAGKLGHGCESHKLVSTVSRGGLWCITESAQNIFSHTEHYFRHLTCLSTLRRIDIAKITLKSVTDNEVLSNYQSLISDAELIPDSHVCKDVLHAIVTLYVRVRSFSFAKDKIQHYKMKQKQTKGKALRKELLRSCAEHEQDRYD, from the exons atggcggctgGAATGGAGAAGTTATTTCTTTTTGGTGCAGAATTTGAGGCGATTTTAGACATTTTAGAGGACGATGAAGAGTTAGAGGATGAATTTACAGCTACGGCTAAAGAC GCTCAATCTACAAATATTGTATGCATCGATTGTGGAAAGAAGTGCAAGTCAAGTGGAGGCTACAAGAGACATCGAGCTGCTAAACACAATAATTCTAATCTGATCCAAAAGCCTTTGTCGACTCTAACACCAAGCATTCTTTCTGAGATAGTGGCTCAAGCTAtaaagaatgtaaaagagtcTGAAGTGTTTGCTGCAAGTCTAAGAACCGAACTAACTGAGTATGAATACATGTATGAACAGCTAAATGAAGAAACACATGAATTCTCTGTGATGCAGACACTTTTCAATGGATATTTGAAAAATGGAAATGCTGAAAAGTTTTATGGAAAGTTTTATGCACAAGTTCCATTGAATGCTGCAAACTTTTTCCAGGGACTTTCACGAAACTCTGCAACTTTACTTGCAACCAAGGTAGCCAACAGTATGCTAACATACTGTAAGAATATGATGTCCCCTACTGATGACAGTCCAGCATCCCACACAACGTTATCGGACAAAGAGAAAGCTGGACTGCAGTATATAGGGGGATATGTTTTACACAAACTGCACAAGAAATATGCAAGAAATGAAACACCTGAGAGTCAGCATGCAATGGCTATACTGAAAGCAGGAAAACTGGGACATGGGTGTGAATCCCACAAGCTGGTATCAACTGTAAGCCGTGGAGGTCTGTGGTGTATAACTGAATCtgcccaaaatattttttcccatACAGAACATTATTTTAGGCATTTAACCTGTTTATCTACCTTGCGAAGAATAGACATTGCTAAGATAACTCTCAAGTCAGTCACTGACAATGAAGTATTATCAAATTACCAGTCCTTGATTTCAGATGCAGAGCTAATTCCAGACAGTCATGTCTGCAAAGATGTTTTGCATGCCATTGTAACTCTATATGTAAGAGTAAGGTCATTTTCCTTTGCCAAGGATAAAATTCAGCactacaaaatgaagcaaaagcaGACAAAAGGTAAAGCCCTTCGTAAAGAACTCTTGAGGAGTTGTGCAGAACATGAACAGGATAGGTATGACTGA